Proteins from one Oscillatoria nigro-viridis PCC 7112 genomic window:
- the ltrA gene encoding group II intron reverse transcriptase/maturase yields MSKTLSNQMVEWRETDWRKLERRIFKLQKRIFQASSRGDLKAVRRLQKTLMRSWSGKMLAVRRVTQDNQGKKTAGVDGVKSLSPVQRIALVEKLELKGKTKPTRRVWIDKPGTDEKRPLGIPTMYDRALQALVKLMLEPEWEARFEPNSYGFRPGRSCHDAVEAIFNAIKSKAKYVLDADIAKCFDRINHGELLKKLNTFPTLRRQINAWLKSGVMDGNQLFPTSEGTPQGGVISPLLANIALHGMEERIKQVAETLPTPRGHSKRGNRQSLSLIRYADDFVILHEDLTVVHRCKEVISEWLNGIGLELKPSKTRLAHTLNKHDEQDAGFNFLGFNIRQYPVGKYNTGCNPHGEPLGFKTLIKPSKQKLKLHYDSISEVIEQHKTAPQAALITHLNPIIRGWANYYRTVTSKETYSELGHKVYKKLKSWAHRRHPNKSGEWIANKYWQTIGDDNWVFATRQERKNPLRLQNHNATDIVRHVKVKGDASPYDGNLVYWSARMGKNPEVPKDVATLLKRQKGKCTHCGLHFTEESVLEVDHVIPKSKGGKDSYDNLQLLHRHCHDEKTTKDGSLGNKSGCNRAKPSPSKTGNRGTHDKSLITEEPDEVKASRPVLKTSRAGDSLA; encoded by the coding sequence ATGTCTAAAACACTGAGCAATCAGATGGTGGAATGGAGAGAGACGGACTGGCGTAAGCTGGAACGGCGAATCTTTAAGCTGCAAAAAAGAATATTCCAAGCCTCTAGTCGTGGTGATTTGAAAGCAGTCCGCAGACTCCAGAAGACATTGATGAGGTCTTGGTCAGGAAAGATGCTAGCTGTACGTCGCGTGACGCAAGACAACCAGGGCAAGAAAACAGCCGGAGTAGACGGAGTTAAATCACTCTCACCCGTCCAAAGGATAGCACTGGTGGAAAAACTTGAGCTAAAGGGGAAAACCAAACCCACTCGACGGGTATGGATTGACAAACCAGGAACGGATGAAAAACGCCCCCTTGGTATTCCCACGATGTACGACAGAGCGCTTCAGGCGTTAGTGAAATTGATGCTTGAACCGGAGTGGGAAGCAAGGTTTGAACCCAACTCCTATGGATTCCGACCAGGACGTTCATGCCATGATGCTGTCGAGGCAATCTTTAACGCTATTAAGTCAAAGGCTAAATATGTGCTGGATGCCGACATCGCGAAATGCTTTGACCGCATAAACCACGGGGAACTTCTCAAAAAATTAAATACATTCCCGACCTTAAGACGCCAGATAAACGCTTGGCTCAAATCGGGAGTGATGGATGGCAATCAATTATTCCCCACATCTGAGGGTACGCCACAAGGCGGGGTCATCTCTCCGCTACTGGCAAACATTGCCCTTCACGGGATGGAAGAACGGATAAAGCAGGTGGCTGAAACATTGCCAACACCACGAGGACATAGTAAGCGAGGAAATCGCCAATCTCTAAGCCTAATCCGGTACGCCGACGACTTCGTAATACTGCACGAGGACTTAACCGTTGTCCATAGATGTAAAGAAGTGATTTCTGAGTGGCTAAACGGCATTGGACTTGAATTGAAACCAAGTAAAACGCGCCTTGCCCATACATTGAATAAACATGATGAGCAAGACGCGGGGTTTAACTTCCTGGGGTTTAATATCAGACAGTACCCAGTAGGTAAATATAACACGGGTTGTAATCCTCATGGGGAACCACTTGGATTCAAGACGCTCATCAAACCCAGCAAGCAGAAGCTAAAGCTACACTATGACAGTATCTCTGAGGTAATAGAACAGCATAAAACAGCTCCACAAGCTGCGCTGATAACTCATTTAAATCCAATCATCAGAGGATGGGCTAACTATTACCGCACTGTTACCAGCAAGGAAACATACTCCGAACTGGGACACAAAGTGTACAAGAAGCTAAAAAGCTGGGCACATAGACGCCACCCGAATAAATCAGGGGAATGGATAGCCAACAAATATTGGCAAACCATAGGCGATGATAACTGGGTATTCGCAACCAGGCAAGAAAGGAAAAACCCCTTGCGGTTACAAAATCACAACGCTACAGATATCGTGCGTCATGTGAAAGTCAAAGGCGATGCTAGTCCCTATGATGGCAACCTTGTGTACTGGAGTGCAAGAATGGGCAAAAACCCCGAAGTCCCTAAAGATGTGGCAACACTCTTGAAACGACAGAAAGGCAAATGTACCCACTGCGGATTACACTTCACAGAAGAATCGGTGTTAGAAGTAGACCACGTTATCCCTAAGTCGAAAGGCGGAAAGGATAGCTATGACAATTTGCAACTACTCCACCGACATTGCCACGATGAAAAGACAACCAAGGATGGAAGTCTTGGCAACAAATCTGGCTGTAATCGCGCCAAGCCTTCACCCTCAAAAACGGGGAATAGAGGTACTCATGACAAGAGCCTTATTACTGAGGAGCCGGATGAGGTGAAAGCTTCACGTCCGGTTTTGAAGACGAGCAGGGCTGGTGACAGCCTTGCTTAG
- a CDS encoding response regulator — MSKPVILCVDDEVVVLNSLKIQLKKEFGDAYLYEVAENADEALEIMEEIQKEDESDILVIVSDWLMPGIKGDDFLIRVHQKYPKIVKVMLTGQADEVAIARVKEQANLHRCLYKPWDRKELVETIKSGLTKI, encoded by the coding sequence ATGTCTAAACCAGTAATTTTGTGCGTTGACGATGAAGTTGTGGTCTTAAATAGTTTAAAAATTCAACTTAAAAAAGAATTTGGGGATGCTTACCTCTATGAAGTAGCCGAAAATGCAGATGAAGCTCTGGAAATTATGGAGGAAATTCAAAAAGAAGATGAAAGTGATATTTTGGTCATAGTATCTGACTGGTTAATGCCTGGGATTAAAGGAGATGATTTTTTGATTAGGGTTCACCAAAAATATCCTAAAATTGTGAAAGTCATGCTGACCGGGCAAGCTGACGAAGTAGCAATAGCACGGGTGAAAGAGCAAGCAAACTTGCACCGTTGTTTGTACAAGCCGTGGGATCGCAAAGAATTAGTAGAAACTATAAAATCTGGTTTGACAAAAATATGA
- a CDS encoding helix-turn-helix domain-containing protein, whose protein sequence is MKSRYRYRFYPTDQQRQSLAQLFGCVRVVWNGAIRLLETKSNKKGLGD, encoded by the coding sequence TTGAAATCACGATATCGTTACAGATTCTACCCAACCGACCAACAACGACAGAGCCTAGCTCAGTTGTTTGGCTGCGTGCGTGTAGTCTGGAACGGTGCGATTCGTTTGCTAGAAACCAAATCCAATAAGAAGGGTTTGGGGGATTAG
- a CDS encoding RNA-guided endonuclease InsQ/TnpB family protein produces the protein MCKQSEKKPSSVDLQKIVITQAKNTEERAWLGDVSCVPLQQSVADLDVAFKNFFNSCKGKRKGRKVGYPKFKKRTNSQSARFRVGGFSLKGDGVYLAKIGIVNPVWSRELPSEPSSVTVIKDCANRYFLSFVVEVKPIQSEAKSPSIGIDLGIKTFAVMSNGEKVESPSYKKLDRKVRKLQRKLAHQPKDSRRRNVTRIRIAKLHNGIADTRKDFLHKLSTKIVNENQVIILEDLNVSGMVKNRKLSRAISQQGWYEFRTLCEAKSEKLGREFKVISRWEPTSQVCSDCGFKWGKIDLSIRSVLCLSCNTEQDRDENAAKNIEKVGMGNRHDSKCTQRQSKTTSVASVGEA, from the coding sequence CTGTGTAAGCAGTCCGAGAAAAAGCCGAGTTCAGTAGATTTGCAAAAAATCGTAATTACCCAGGCTAAAAATACTGAGGAAAGAGCTTGGCTAGGAGATGTGTCCTGCGTCCCATTACAGCAGTCGGTTGCCGACCTGGATGTTGCTTTTAAGAACTTCTTCAACTCCTGCAAAGGGAAAAGAAAAGGACGTAAAGTCGGATATCCTAAGTTCAAAAAACGAACTAACAGCCAATCGGCGCGTTTTAGAGTTGGAGGGTTTTCCCTCAAAGGTGATGGAGTTTATTTAGCCAAGATTGGAATTGTTAACCCAGTCTGGTCTAGAGAATTGCCATCTGAACCTAGCTCTGTCACGGTAATCAAAGACTGTGCGAACCGCTATTTTCTAAGTTTTGTTGTAGAGGTCAAACCAATTCAATCCGAAGCTAAAAGCCCAAGTATCGGGATTGATTTGGGAATTAAAACTTTTGCAGTAATGAGTAACGGTGAAAAAGTCGAAAGCCCTAGCTATAAAAAACTAGACCGAAAAGTTCGCAAACTACAACGCAAATTAGCCCATCAGCCCAAAGATTCTAGGAGAAGGAATGTAACTCGCATCAGAATTGCGAAACTGCATAATGGAATTGCCGACACCCGCAAAGATTTTCTCCACAAACTGTCAACCAAAATAGTCAACGAAAACCAAGTGATTATTTTGGAAGATTTGAATGTGTCAGGAATGGTCAAGAACCGGAAACTTTCAAGAGCGATTAGTCAGCAAGGCTGGTACGAATTCCGAACGCTTTGCGAGGCTAAATCAGAGAAACTTGGTAGAGAGTTTAAGGTAATTAGTCGCTGGGAACCCACTAGCCAAGTGTGTTCGGATTGTGGATTCAAGTGGGGCAAAATTGATTTATCTATCCGCTCAGTGCTTTGTCTAAGTTGCAACACCGAGCAGGATAGAGATGAAAATGCCGCTAAGAATATAGAGAAAGTCGGGATGGGGAATCGCCACGACTCTAAATGTACGCAGAGACAGAGTAAGACAACTTCGGTTGCATCAGTCGGTGAAGCGTAA
- a CDS encoding ATP-binding protein: MPRIFDPFSTTKPDEGRGLGLEIVKKSVEKPSGKIEVTSVIGQRTCIVSIPIAVERDRTKNHTNARLQIQL; encoded by the coding sequence TTGCCACGAATATTTGATCCGTTCTCTACCACAAAACCAGATGAAGGAAGGGGGTTGGGACTGGAGATTGTTAAAAAAAGTGTGGAAAAACCTTCGGGTAAAATAGAAGTAACATCAGTTATCGGTCAAAGGACGTGTATTGTGTCAATTCCGATCGCCGTTGAGCGCGATCGCACTAAAAATCATACCAATGCGCGACTACAAATACAACTCTAG
- the tnpA gene encoding IS200/IS605 family transposase encodes MTTDYRRERHSVTELKIHLVCVTKYRRPVFTSESLDLIEKSFREVAEKMNFQVLEFNGEGNHVHALIEYPPKLSVSQIVNALKGVSSRRYGQAGHKKPHKEALWSPSYFAVSVGGAPLEVLKEYIRNQEKPS; translated from the coding sequence ATGACAACCGACTATCGCCGAGAACGACATTCTGTTACAGAACTTAAGATCCACTTGGTCTGCGTGACAAAGTATCGTCGGCCTGTATTTACAAGTGAAAGTCTTGACTTGATTGAAAAATCATTTCGAGAGGTTGCCGAAAAAATGAATTTTCAGGTTCTAGAGTTTAACGGTGAAGGCAATCACGTTCATGCGCTGATTGAGTATCCGCCTAAACTTTCTGTTTCTCAAATAGTGAATGCGCTAAAAGGGGTGTCTAGCCGTCGATATGGGCAAGCCGGACACAAGAAACCACACAAGGAAGCTTTGTGGAGTCCCAGTTATTTCGCAGTTTCCGTAGGTGGTGCACCTCTAGAAGTCTTAAAGGAGTATATTAGGAATCAAGAAAAGCCGTCCTAA
- a CDS encoding CBS domain-containing protein → MSTTVYDTQSLLEQAIDPKPPVLPPDTPLNVAIAAMTEASASCILIAFEQQLLGIFTERDVVKITASEIPLAGVAISEVMTENPIAISLDRAGNIFKVLSILRSKRIRHLPLLDEGGNLLGAITCESIRQILKPADLLKMWRAEEIMTTQLIITSSSASVLEVAKQMRTQRKSCIVICTDSDNKNHKPVGIITERDIVKFQASGLDFAGTPVTAAMSFPLIPLQVKATLWQAHQLMQQHGIRRLVVVDEEGYLAGIVTEISLLQALDPVEMHANVELLQETVADKIQELKKMNEELQKEALRRTEVEEKLLILNDNLEEQIKQRTLELINANSQLKKEIQDRTTAEAEVRRLNTELEQRVLDRTVQLAASNEELQQQISGRKLLEEKLLFSERKVRAVFEAMTDIVLVLDSQRNIEILPTNVAAVSEPDCDIVSLTIEHFFDDDNPDDWWVLVQQVLETQQTLNFDYSLTVGGREIWFSACISLFSKDAVIWVARNINARKIAESALCQKNAELSHTLEELKRTQKELIQSEKMAALGQLIAGVAHEINSPLGAIRSSVQNIADFWTEQLQQLPIFFQQLSPERRQDFFALLHKSSQETDTLSSKEKRQLKKVLQGQLESENIDAAASLACTLLDIGIGNNVEPFLPLLKDSESRNIVQIAYQFATVQKSTKNIATATDRAAKIVFALKSYSRYDQSGSKVIANITDGIDTVLTLYHYQIKHGVEVFRNYGTNLPSVLCYPDELNQVWTNLVHNALQAMGNKGVLKIDVKNQANAISVSITDSGPGIPPEIMPRIFEPFFTTKPPGEGSGLGLDIVQKIIDKHQGELQVESVPGQTKFTISLPIGIP, encoded by the coding sequence ATGTCAACAACAGTTTATGATACCCAAAGCTTGCTAGAACAGGCGATCGACCCCAAACCGCCGGTGCTGCCTCCAGACACACCCTTGAACGTCGCAATTGCTGCCATGACTGAGGCGAGTGCCAGTTGCATTTTAATCGCGTTTGAGCAGCAATTGCTCGGAATTTTTACAGAGCGCGATGTTGTGAAAATAACTGCTAGCGAAATACCGCTAGCAGGGGTGGCAATTTCTGAGGTAATGACTGAAAACCCGATCGCCATTTCCCTCGATCGAGCGGGCAATATCTTCAAGGTATTGAGCATATTGCGATCCAAAAGAATCCGTCATTTACCCCTCCTAGACGAAGGTGGCAACTTGCTAGGCGCTATCACCTGCGAAAGCATCCGTCAAATCCTCAAACCGGCCGACTTGCTGAAAATGTGGCGCGCCGAAGAAATTATGACTACACAATTAATAATTACCTCAAGCAGCGCCTCAGTTTTAGAAGTCGCAAAACAGATGAGAACCCAGCGCAAAAGCTGCATAGTCATTTGCACTGACAGCGACAACAAAAATCACAAACCTGTGGGCATAATTACAGAACGCGACATTGTTAAATTCCAAGCTTCTGGACTAGATTTCGCAGGCACTCCCGTCACCGCCGCGATGAGTTTTCCCCTGATACCGTTGCAGGTAAAAGCCACATTGTGGCAGGCTCACCAGTTAATGCAGCAGCACGGCATCCGGCGCTTAGTGGTAGTGGACGAGGAAGGATATTTAGCCGGAATTGTGACTGAAATTAGCCTGCTGCAGGCCTTAGATCCGGTAGAAATGCACGCAAATGTCGAGCTTTTGCAAGAAACAGTTGCCGACAAAATTCAGGAGTTGAAAAAAATGAACGAAGAATTGCAAAAAGAAGCGTTGCGGAGAACAGAAGTCGAGGAAAAATTGCTAATTTTAAATGATAATTTGGAAGAACAAATAAAACAGCGAACTTTAGAATTAATTAATGCCAACAGTCAGCTAAAAAAGGAAATACAAGACCGCACCACTGCTGAAGCTGAAGTTCGCCGCCTCAACACCGAACTAGAACAGCGAGTTCTAGACCGCACGGTTCAACTAGCAGCCAGTAACGAAGAATTGCAGCAACAAATTAGCGGTCGAAAATTGCTCGAAGAAAAATTGCTCTTTTCTGAAAGGAAAGTCCGTGCCGTTTTTGAAGCGATGACTGACATTGTTCTCGTGCTAGACAGTCAGCGGAACATAGAAATTTTGCCAACGAATGTGGCAGCGGTTTCTGAGCCTGATTGCGATATAGTCAGCTTGACCATAGAACATTTTTTTGACGACGATAACCCGGATGATTGGTGGGTGTTAGTTCAGCAAGTGTTAGAAACACAACAAACTCTCAATTTTGACTACAGCTTAACAGTTGGTGGTCGCGAAATTTGGTTTTCCGCCTGCATTTCTCTGTTCTCAAAAGATGCAGTCATTTGGGTTGCCCGCAACATCAACGCCCGCAAAATAGCGGAGTCAGCGCTGTGCCAAAAAAATGCAGAATTATCTCATACCTTAGAAGAACTGAAGCGGACTCAAAAAGAACTCATTCAATCTGAAAAAATGGCAGCCCTCGGACAGTTAATTGCCGGAGTTGCTCATGAAATCAATTCTCCTTTAGGGGCGATTCGGTCTTCGGTGCAGAACATCGCCGACTTCTGGACGGAACAATTGCAGCAGTTGCCGATATTTTTTCAACAACTATCCCCGGAACGGCGACAGGATTTCTTTGCTTTGCTACACAAGTCCAGCCAAGAAACAGATACATTATCTAGTAAAGAAAAACGTCAGTTAAAAAAAGTTTTGCAGGGGCAATTAGAATCAGAAAATATTGACGCCGCCGCCAGTCTTGCCTGTACTTTATTAGATATCGGCATCGGCAATAATGTAGAACCTTTTTTACCTTTGTTGAAAGACAGCGAAAGTCGAAACATTGTACAAATCGCCTACCAATTTGCTACGGTACAAAAAAGCACTAAAAATATTGCTACTGCTACAGATAGGGCAGCCAAAATCGTTTTTGCTTTAAAAAGCTACTCTCGTTACGACCAGTCGGGTTCCAAAGTAATCGCTAATATTACCGACGGTATTGATACTGTTTTAACGCTTTACCACTACCAAATCAAACACGGTGTGGAAGTATTCAGAAACTATGGTACTAATTTGCCCTCTGTGCTATGCTATCCTGATGAACTCAATCAAGTTTGGACAAATTTAGTTCACAATGCTTTACAAGCGATGGGCAACAAAGGAGTGTTAAAAATTGATGTCAAAAACCAAGCGAACGCAATATCAGTCAGTATTACCGATAGTGGTCCCGGCATTCCTCCAGAGATTATGCCGAGAATTTTTGAGCCGTTTTTCACAACTAAACCTCCAGGAGAAGGCAGCGGTTTGGGATTAGATATAGTTCAAAAAATTATCGATAAACACCAAGGTGAACTGCAAGTAGAAAGCGTGCCTGGTCAAACAAAATTTACTATATCCTTGCCCATCGGAATTCCTTGA
- the sds gene encoding solanesyl diphosphate synthase: protein MISSTLLFSSVEEDLRLLTENLKQLVGARHPILYAAAEYLFGTKGKRVRPAIVLLMAKATMPDREITEKHRRLAEITEMIHTASLVHDDVVDESDLRRGVPTVHSRFNNRVAVLAGDFLFAQSSWHLANLDNLPVVKLLSEVIMDLAEGEIQQGLNGFDTSLSIEAYLEKSYYKTASLIANSSKAAGCLSEVSAEIADDLYNYGRNIGLAFQIVDDILDFTASTETLGKPAGSDLRSGNLTAPALFALEEKPYLEVLIEREFAQEGDLEQALALVEDSRGIERSRELATNHAQKAVEYLAVLPHSESRQALIDLAEYVLSRLY from the coding sequence ATGATCTCTAGCACTCTCCTATTTTCCTCGGTTGAAGAAGACCTGCGACTGTTGACAGAAAACTTAAAACAGTTAGTGGGTGCCCGTCATCCCATCTTGTACGCGGCTGCAGAATACTTATTCGGCACAAAGGGAAAACGAGTGAGACCCGCAATCGTTCTGTTGATGGCCAAGGCGACTATGCCCGATCGGGAAATCACTGAAAAACACCGCCGCCTCGCTGAAATCACGGAAATGATCCACACAGCTAGTCTCGTGCACGACGACGTGGTGGACGAGTCGGATCTGCGGCGGGGAGTGCCGACGGTTCACAGTCGGTTTAACAACCGAGTGGCAGTATTGGCGGGAGACTTTCTGTTTGCTCAATCTTCCTGGCATTTGGCAAATCTCGACAACCTGCCAGTAGTCAAACTGCTTTCAGAAGTGATTATGGATTTAGCTGAGGGGGAAATTCAACAGGGACTCAATGGATTTGACACCAGCTTGTCGATCGAAGCGTACCTCGAAAAAAGTTATTACAAAACAGCGTCTTTAATTGCCAACAGTTCCAAAGCAGCGGGCTGTTTGAGCGAGGTTTCAGCGGAAATAGCAGACGATTTGTACAACTACGGTCGGAACATTGGTTTGGCATTCCAAATAGTAGATGATATATTAGATTTCACCGCTTCAACAGAAACTTTGGGGAAACCTGCAGGCTCGGATCTCAGAAGCGGTAATCTGACAGCACCCGCACTATTTGCCCTAGAAGAAAAACCTTACTTGGAAGTTCTCATAGAACGCGAATTTGCCCAAGAAGGAGATCTAGAGCAGGCTCTGGCACTGGTCGAAGATTCTAGAGGCATAGAGCGATCGCGAGAACTAGCTACAAACCACGCACAGAAAGCCGTCGAATACTTAGCTGTGCTGCCCCATTCAGAGTCCCGTCAAGCTTTGATTGATTTGGCTGAATATGTTTTGAGTAGACTTTATTAG